The genome window GAATATAGTAGCAATAGAACTACAATAGGAAATGAAGGAGGTACTAGTAATGGATGTATTAAAGGTATCAGCAAAATCAAGTCCAAATTCTGTAGCAGGTGCACTAGCCAACGTATTACGCGAACAAGGTACAGCGGAGATGCAAGCAATTGGTGCGGGTGCATTAAACCAAGCCGTAAAGGCTGTAGCAATAGCAAGAGGATTTGTAGCCCCGAGCGGTGTTGACCTAGTTTGTATTCCAGCATTTACCGATATTATGATTGACAATGAGGAACGCACTGCGATTAAATTAATCGTTGAACCCAGGTAGTATTCAATAAATCAACCTTCCTAATTTATAGGAAGGTTTTACTTTTATCTTAGCTATTTACATTATTTGTTATATTTGACATTATCCTCTATACTATAATAATGTAATCCTATACATATTGATTTTACAGATAATTTTGCAATACTGCCAATATAAGTTGTATGTTACTCATTTCAAAAATTTTAAGACCAACTGCGTAAGATTTCTAACCATAAGAAATTACACTATTGATTTTTCACTTTATTGAAAGGAGTTTTTCCCATGAACGAGCAGCAACGAATAGACCAAGCACAAATAAAACAGGTAGAAAATGAGTTTGTAAAGCAAGAAGATAATATGAATCGAATTAAGAATACATCCAGTGATGAAATGATTGCGAAATATTTTCAAACGAGCTATGAGCCACAAGCGCCAGATATTAAAAAGGCAAGAAAGCGAAGGAAAGAAGATATTCAGTTTCATTATGATTTTGCAATCCCAGAAGACATGGAACAGATTGGTAAGGGGAAGAAATTCTTAATTCGTACATATGGTTGTCAAATGAATGAACATGATACAGAGGTAATGGCGGGGATTTTAACCGAAATGGGGTATGAGTCTACTTCGGATACGAATGAAGCAGATATCATCTTGTTAAATACGTGTGCAATCCGGGAAAATGCAGAGAACAAGGTGTTTGGCGAAATTGGCCACTTGAAACCTTTGAAACTAGAAAAACCTGATTTAATTATCGGTGTTTGCGGTTGTATGTCCCAAGAAGAATCTGTGGTTGACCGTATATTAAAGAAACACCAGCATATCGATTTGATCTTTGGCACTCATAATATTCACAGGCTGCCACAATTGCTTAAAGAAGCTTTATTCGGGAAAGAAATGATTGTTGAGGTTTGGTCGAAAGAGGGAGATATCATTGAAAATCTTCCAAAAGCTCGTAAAGGGAAAATCAAGGCATGGGTTAACATTATGTATGGCTGTGATAAATTCTGTACCTATTGTATTGTACCAATGACTCGTGGTAAGGAACGGAGTCGTAAACCGGAGGATATTATTCAGGAAGTCCGTCACTTAGCAGCACAGGGCTATCAAGAAGTGACATTACTTGGTCAGAATGTAAATGCATATGGTAAAGACTTTGAAGATATCACCTATGGTCTAGGGGAGTTGATGGATGATATTAATAAAATCGATATACCGCGCGTTCGATTTACAACTTCACATCCTAGAGATTTCGATGATTATTTAATAGAAGTATTAGCTAAAGGTGGAAATCTTCTCGATCATATCCATCTACCAGTACAATCGGGCAGCAATGAGATTCTTAAGAAAATGAATCGTAAATATACGAGGGAAGAATACTTGGAATTAGTGAAAAAAATACGTAAAGCGATTCCAAATGTTACACTAACAACAGATATTATCGTTGGTTTTCCTAATGAAACAGAGGAACAATTTGAAGAAACGATGACTTTAATGGAAGAAGTTGGTTTTGAGGCGGCATACACTTATATCTATTCTCCTCGTGAAGGAACACCAGCAGCTCGTAAAGTCGATGATGTACCAGAAGAAGTGAAAAAACAGCGGTTATACCGTCTAAACGCCCTTGTTAACAAACAGTCTGCTGAATCGATGAAGAACTATAAGGATAAAGTAGTGAAAGTTCTTGTTGAAGGGGAAAGTAAAAAGAATCCGAACGTACTAGCTGGATATACAGAAAAAAATAAATTAGTAAACTTTAAGGGACCGAAATCCTCTATTGGTAAAATTGTAAAAGTCAAAATTACAGAAGCAAAAACATGGTCCTTAGATGGTATCATGGTCGAAAATATGGTTGAGGTGAAATAAAAATGGCTGAATATACACGTAAAGAAGTTTTAGATGAAGCAAGAAAATTAGCAGATATGCTTGCAAATACAGAAGAAATCGATCGCTTTAAGCAGGTTGAAGCTAAACTTAATGAAAATAAAAAAGTACAGCAATTAATCCAAAAAATAAAGACCTTGCAAAAACAAGCAGTTAATTTCCAAGCGTATGAGAAAAAGGAAGCACTAAAAAATATCGAAGCAGAGCTTGATCGTTTGCAAAATGAAATCGATGAAATACCAGTCGTTCAGGAGTTCAAGGAAACGCAAATTGTTGTAAATGATGTGCTACAGCTCGTTTCCGGGACGATTGCCAGGGAAGTGACCAACAGTGTTATTGAATCAACTGGTGGCGATATTTTAGCAGGTGAAACAGGATCTAAAGCAAAGAATAAAATAGGACATGGACATTAAATAAAAAATCAAGTAAGTGGAACGATTCGCTTGCTTGATTTTTTATTCTACGGCAACACGGTAGATATTTCTTAATAAAATGAAGAAAGGTCATCTCTTTTCCACCTTTCATAAAATCGTTATGCACTTTAGGTGTTTGTCTTGCATAAAATGACTATGAAAAAAGAGGAGGTAAAAGAAATCATGACTTTTCTCGATAAAGAATATAGAGAGATCATTTCGAAAGCTGTCATTGGTAAGGGTAAGAAGTTTACGCAGGAGTCTCATTCTGTTACACCATCACACCGTCCATCAAGCATTCTTGGATGTTGGGTAATCAACCATTTATATAACGCCAAGAAAAAATCAGAAGAATCGGTTGAAATTCAAGGTAGCTATGACGTTAACATTTGGTATTCCTACAACGATAATACAAAAACAGAAGTTGTAACAGAAAGAGTAACGTATACGGATGTGATTCCACTTTCTGTCAAGGATGACAATTGCATTAATGACGAACATGATGTGATTGCTAAGGTAATCCAACAGCCAAATTGCCTTGAATGTAAAATCGCAAGTAATGGACATAAGATTGTAGTTGAAATCGAACGAGAATTTGTAGTGCAAGTAATCGGTGAAACAAAACTATCTGTTCGAGTAAATCCAGTACAGGATGACTTTGGTGATGATGATGACGCTTGGGACTTCAAGCTAACAGATGATGAGTTGGAAGGCGTAGAGCCAGACTTTTTAAACAAACAAGACTAAGAAAATTACGAGGGATAACATCTCTCGTAATTTTTTACATATGCAATTTTTAGATAAAGTGCGAACTACTTTAAAGTGCTAAGGGCTCTCAAGCCAGTCGCTCCATAAATATACGGAGCGCACCTTAGGGGAGCTGGTGAGCCACCTTGTGCTTCCGCACTTCTGAGTCTCACCTAGGCTCTTCTTCCCGCAGGAGTCTCCGTGTATTTTTTCCGCTGGTATTGCAAGAAAATAATTAGCTTCCTATCCCTCTTTTAAGTAGGATTCCATGTCGCTTTCCAATGGCAACAAAGGTGTCAAACAAAAAAACTTCTCGAAAATGCGAGTGTGCTTTCCTAGGCTTTCAATAAAGAAGAGACTGGCCAGATCGGAAATTTACATCAGACTTATGTCGCTTTTTATATCAATAGGGTCATATGATGAGATTGAACTCTTATTAGAGTAGCAGGTGTATTAAGGAACAGAACTGATGTCTGCGCATTTCTTGCCATTTATGCTATAATTACATAAGTATATTACGGGTTTTTTTGGAGGATTAATGATGGGCAAGCAGACACCAATGATGGAACAATATTTAAAAATAAAAGCAGATTATCAGGATGCATTTCTCTTTTTCAGGCTAGGCGATTTCTATGAAATGTTTAATGATGATGCAATAAATGCTGCAAGAGAGTTAGAGATTACCCTGACAAAACGTGGTGGCAGTGATGGAATTCCAATGTGTGGAGTGCCCTATCATGCTGCTGAAAATTATATAAAAACATTAATAGATAAAGGATACAAAGTAGCAATATGTGAACAGGTAGAAGATCCAAAGACAGCTAAAGGCGTAGTAAAACGGGAAGTAGTACAACTGGTTACTCCTGGAACTGTAATGGAAAGCAATATGCTAAAAGAAGGCGAAAATAATTACATTGCTAGTCTTTCTCATTTTCAGGATGGATCTTATGTCATTGTATACAACGATCTTTCGACTGGTGAGAATAACATTACAGTGATTTCTCATGGATGGGACGCTGTTATTCATGAGTTATATAATCAACCTATTAAAGAGATTGTCATTTCTTCTAATCTACCAGAAGACCTACAAACCAAGCTACGGGATAGGCTACATGTTACATTATCCTATCAGGATGAAATAACATTTAATGCAGAGTATCGTAATCTTGCTGAAAATTTAAATGACGAGCGGTTAATGAAGGCATTCAGCCGATTATTAAATTATATTCAGCATACACAAAAGCGCTCGCTTGATCATTTACAACCAGCGAATGTAATCGAATTGAAGCATTATCTGTCACTCGACATGTATTCAAAACGGAATTTAGAATTAACAGAAACTATTATTAAGAAAGGCAAGCACGGTAGCCTTCTTTGGGTTCTCGATCAAACGGTAACCGCAATGGGATCAAGATTACTTAAGAAATGGCTCGAGCGGCCATTGCTTGATAAGAAACGAATTGAAAACCGCCTAAACGTTGTTGATGCTTTCTATCAACGTTTTATGGAAAGAGATACACTCCGGGATACGCTAAAATCAGTTTATGATTTAGAACGACTTGCAGGAAGAATTGCCTTTGGGAATGTCAATGCACGTGATTTATTACAGTTAAAGCAATCACTTGAGAAAATCCCTGAATTAAAAGCGACGCTTAATCAATTTGAAGAACGTCAGATTCAGACACTTTCAACAGGGCTCAAATATCCTAAAGAATTAATAGACTTATTAAATACAAGCATCATTGATAATCCACCAATCTCGATTAAAGAAGGGTCAATTATTAGGGATGGTTATAATGAGGTGCTTGATACTTATCGCGATGCATCAAGAAATGGAAAAAGGTGGATTGCGGCATTAGAAAAAAAAGAAAAACAAGAAACCGATATTAAATCATTAAAGATTGGCTATAATCGCGTTTTCGGTTACTATATCGAAATAACAAAAGCAAATATCCATTTAATTCCAGAGGGGAGATATGAACGGAAGCAAACGTTAGCGAATGCAGAACGTTATATTACGCCGGAGTTAAAGGAAAAGGAACAACTAATTATAGAAGCAGAAGAAAAAAGTGTTGAACTTGAATATAATCTATTTATTGAAATACGTGAAAAAATTAAAGAGCATATTCCAGAATTACAATATTTAGCGGAAATTGTAAGTAAAATTGATGTACTGCAAGCATTCGCTACCGTAAGTGAAAAAAATAATTACCGTCGGCCATATTTTGTAGAGAATAAATTAAATATCATAAATGGACGTCATCCTGTTATCGAGCAAGTAATGAAAGATGGCTCTTTTGTGCCGAATAATGTATCTCTTGATGAAAACAAAAACATTCTGTTAATAACTGGGCCAAACATGTCTGGAAAAAGTACGTATATGCGCCAACTTGCACTTGCGGTAATAATGGGACAAATTGGTTGCTTTGTACCTTGTGATGAAGCGGAGCTTATTATATTCGATCAAATTTTCACAAGAATTGGTGCTGCAGATGATTTAGTGTCCGGGCAAAGTACGTTTATGGTCGAAATGCTCGAAGCGAATCATGCAATTGCCAATGCAACAGACAGGAGCTTAATCTTACTCGATGAAATCGGCCGTGGGACAAGCACCTATGATGGGATGGCCTTGGCACAAGCGATTGTGGAGTATATTCATAATAATATTCAAGCAAAAACGTTATTTTCAACACATTATCATGAATTAACCGTGTTAGAAGAGTCATTGGAGAAACTAAAGAATATTCATGTTCGAGCAGAAGAATTTGAAGGGAATGTCGTATTTTTGCATCAAATTCAAGAGGGCGCAGCAGATAAGAGCTATGGTATTCACGTAGCAAAATTAGCTAATTTACCAGAAGCACTTATTGAGCGAGCCAGCACAATCTTGCAAGAACTAGAATCAAGCGATAAACCGGCACCAACGACTGAAAAAATTGAATCTGGTCAATTATCCTTTTTTGTTGGTGAAACGGAACAAGTAAAAGAAAGAAATAAGCCAATTCCCGCGACAGAAGAAAAAGCGATAGACGAATTAAAAAGTTTGAATTTATTCGAGATGACGCCGATGGAAGCGATGAATGCATTATATCGATTACAAAAACAAGTAAAAATGTAGAAACTCAGACGAAAGGATTGTTAACATGAAAATCGTACAAATGTCTGATGCGTTAGCAAATAAAATAGCTGCTGGGGAAGTTGTTGAACGCCCAGCATCGGTTGTCAAAGAACTTGTCGAGAACAGTATTGATGCTAATAGTACATGGATCAAAGTTGAAATATCGGAGGCAGGATTACAACAAATAAAAATTACCGATAATGGCGATGGAATGTCAGAAGCAGATTGTGAAATGGCCTTCTTACCTCATGCGACGAGTAAGGTTAAAAACGAAAGTGATTTATTTCATGTGAAAACCTTAGGATTCCGTGGAGAGGCACTTGCAAGCATCGCTTCGGTCAGTAAGATGTCAATTAAGTCTTCTGAAGGTAATGAAGCGGGAACGCATTTAAAGCTCGAGGGCGGAAAAAAACTTGAAAAGAAGAAGAGCGATGCACGAAAGGGTACGGAAATCATTGTAGAAGATTTATTTTTTAATACACCTGCACGCCTTAAATATATGAAAAGTCTTCATACTGAACTTGGGCATATAACGGATTTACTGAATCGATTAGCACTTGCCCATCCAGAAATAAGGTTTGAAGCGATCCATAATGATAAGGGATTATTTAAAACAGCAGGAACTGGTGATTTATTACAAGTAATCTCTCAAGTTTACGGAATGAATGTAGCAAAAAAAATGCTGCCAGTTAAACAGGAGACACTGGATTATTCAATTGCGGGATATATTGCAAAGCCAGAGGTTACCAGAGCATCAAGGTCTTATATATCGATAATCATCAATGGACGCTACATTAAGAGCGTACCATTGACTCAGGCGATTATTCGTGCTTATCATACGTTACTGCCAATTGGTCGTTCACCAATTGTCGTGCTGAGAATTGAAATGGATCCAATATTAGTTGATGTTAATGTACATCCGACGAAATTAGAGGTTCGATTTAGTAAGGATAAAGAATTATTCACTGTTATAGAAGAAATGATCAAAAGTAAATTTCGAGAAATAACGCTAATTCCCGAAGTACAACAAAAACCAAAGACAAAAGTTCAATCCTTCCAATCGATGATGAAATTTGATGAACCAGTTAGAGAATCAGTAGCAGAATCAAATGAAAATGCACAGGAAATCGAAAATAATCAACAGATACCTAGTATAGGTTCATATGAAATTAAAGAAACAACTTCTTATCATGTTGCTAGTGATGAAAGTAACAGTTCGGAAGTTATTCAGGAACCAATAGGACAAAATGAAAAACAATCTGAAAACGAGATAAATGACCAAGAATTTCCAGCAAAGTTAGATTCGAATCCGCGGGTACCACAAATGTATCCTGTTGGTCAGGTACAAGGAACCTATATTATTGCACAAAATGAAAATGGGCTTTATATGATTGACCAGCATGCAGCACAAGAAAGAATTAAATATGAATTCTTTAAAGAAAAGCTGGGAAAACCGGTAAATCAATCGCAGGAATTATTGATTCCAATGACCTTTGAATTTTCTAAGCAAGAATCGATATTTATCGAACAATACAAAGAAGCATTCGAGAACGTTGGGTTATTTTTTGAGCAATTCGGGAATCAAACTTATATCATCCGTTCACACCCAAATTGGTTTCCGAGTGGTTTTGAAGAAGAAGTTATCCGAGAAATGATTGACCAGATTATGAATGAAGAAAGGGTTAATATTGAGACCATTCGTGAAGACGCAGCAATTCTGATGTCCTGCAAACGGTCGATTAAAGCAAATCATTACTTAAATCATTCCGAAATGTTTCGATTATTGGAAGACCTGCGTAAGTCTACAGATCCATTTACTTGCCCACATGGACGACCAATCATTGTTCACTTTTCAACCTATGAATTAGAGAAAATGTTTAAGCGCGTAATGTAAAACTAGTATAAATCATCGTCAACTCGGGTAAACATAGTAATAAAAGCCGAGGTGCAGCATGGAAAATCAAAAACTGATAAATTTTTTAAATCAATTGTTATCAAATTATGTTGTAATGTATATCAAGCTACATCGATATCATTGGTTTATTCAAGGAAGACATTTTTTTCTTTTACATGAGAAATTTGAAGAGATGTACCAGGTTATTGCAAGTGATTTAGATGAAATTGCAGAGCGAATTTTAATGATTGATGGTAAACCACTTGCAACAATGGCGAAATATTTAAAGGAAGCGACATTGGTTGAGGCGAATGCAGATGATAAAGAAAATGAGATCATTGCGCAGTTGATTAAGGATTTCGAGCAAATTATTTCAGAAATTCATCAAGTGGGAATAAAGCTTAGCAATGAGCTGCAGGATGATCCGACAGTCGATTTATTAACAACATTACAAGGGAAATTAGAAAAATATGTGTGGATGTTAAAGAGCTATCTCGCATTTGAGTAAAAAGAATTGAATTTAGGGGAATACGAATGAAAATAAGAGTAGTTGCTATCGTTGGTCCAACGGCAGTAGGGAAAACGAAGCTGAGTATCGAAATCGCCAAAAGATTTAATGGTGAAATAATTAGTGGAGATTCGATGCAAGTTTACAAAGGTTTTGATATTGGAACGGCTAAGATAAGTGAAGAGGAAACAGAAGGAATTCCTCATCATATGATTGACATTTTGAATCCAAGCGAATCCTTCTCTGTTGCTGATTATCAATATTATGTGCAAAAGTATATAGAGGAGGTTTCAGCTAAAGGAAAATTGCCAATTATCGTTGGTGGAAGTGGCCTCTATATTCAGGCAGCACTTTATAATTATAATTTTGCTGAGCAAAAACGAGATGAAGCAGTGACACGCAAGCTTGAGCAGATGATTGAACGTGATGGGATTATGCCATTATACCATCGCCTAGAGGAAATTGATCCAGAACAAGCAAAGAAGATTCATCCGAACAACCATCGGAGGGTGATTCGCGCACTTGAAATCTATGAAACAACCGGAATGACGATGACAGCTTATCAAGAGAAACAAACCTTGGAATCACCTTATGATTTGATTTTAGTTGGGTTAGAAATGGAAAGAGAGCTGCTGTATGACCGCATTAATCAAAGAGTGAATTTTATGGTCGAATCTGGGCTTATAAAAGAAGTAAAGGATCTTTATGATCAAGGTCTAGAAGAAAGCCAGGCGATGACAGCGATTGGTTATAAAGAGTTTATCCCTTATTTTAAGACAGGGGAAAATTTGGATCAGGCAATCGAGATTCTAAAACGTGATTCGAGAAGATATGCGAAACGCCAATATACTTGGTTTAAAAATAAGATGGATATTACATGGTATTCACTTACACCAAGCTCCATAAATGAAAAGTTTGAAATGATTCTTGACGATTTAGCAGGAATTTTAGAAAAAAAGTAGAATGGTTATAGTATAGATAAATAGAGGAGGAAGTACGATGGCGCAAACTGTAAATGTCCAAGATCAATATTTAAATCAATTGAGAAAGCATCATATTTCAGTTACTGTATTCCTTACAAATGGTTTCCAGTTAAGGGGGACTGTGAAGGCTTTTGATAACTTCACGGTATTGCTTGAAACCGATGGTAAACAACAGCTTATATTTAAACATGCTATTTCAACCTTCGCTCCAGTTAAAAATGTTTCATTAGAAAATGAATAGATTGAAAACGGACGCTATTTTTAGCGTCCGTTTTCAATTGGATGAAACACTAGGCGTATGTCACAACTTTATCCCTTCGTGCGTATACTAAAGTTGACTAGAGGGGTGATATGTTGGAATCACAATTAAACCGTAATCGAAATGGTCAAATAAATATAATATTGCATAATAATAATAATAAGCCGAAAATAGAGCGAAATAATCGGTTAGAATTTAGTGAAAATGAACAATATAAAGCTATTGATCGTGAATTTTCGTCATTTATTGGCATGGATAAATTAAAAACGACAATTAAAGAGATTTATGCGACAATCCTAATCAATGAGAAGCGGAAAGAGTTAGGATTAAATAGCTCGAAACAAGTGCTTCATATGCTTTTTAAAGGTAATCCAGGTACTGGTAAGACGACAGTGGCGAGAAAACTGGCCAAAATATATTTCAATATGAATATATTATCCAAAGGACATTTTGTTGAAGCGGAACGAGCGGATTTGGTTGGTGAATACATCGGGCAAACTGCACAAAAAACGCGTGCAATCATCCAGAAAGCGATGGGTGGAATTCTTTTTATAGATGAGGCATATTCTTTGGCGCGTGGTGGAGATAAAGATTTTGGCAAAGAAGCGATTGATACTTTAGTAAAGC of Oceanobacillus zhaokaii contains these proteins:
- the mutS gene encoding DNA mismatch repair protein MutS, with product MGKQTPMMEQYLKIKADYQDAFLFFRLGDFYEMFNDDAINAARELEITLTKRGGSDGIPMCGVPYHAAENYIKTLIDKGYKVAICEQVEDPKTAKGVVKREVVQLVTPGTVMESNMLKEGENNYIASLSHFQDGSYVIVYNDLSTGENNITVISHGWDAVIHELYNQPIKEIVISSNLPEDLQTKLRDRLHVTLSYQDEITFNAEYRNLAENLNDERLMKAFSRLLNYIQHTQKRSLDHLQPANVIELKHYLSLDMYSKRNLELTETIIKKGKHGSLLWVLDQTVTAMGSRLLKKWLERPLLDKKRIENRLNVVDAFYQRFMERDTLRDTLKSVYDLERLAGRIAFGNVNARDLLQLKQSLEKIPELKATLNQFEERQIQTLSTGLKYPKELIDLLNTSIIDNPPISIKEGSIIRDGYNEVLDTYRDASRNGKRWIAALEKKEKQETDIKSLKIGYNRVFGYYIEITKANIHLIPEGRYERKQTLANAERYITPELKEKEQLIIEAEEKSVELEYNLFIEIREKIKEHIPELQYLAEIVSKIDVLQAFATVSEKNNYRRPYFVENKLNIINGRHPVIEQVMKDGSFVPNNVSLDENKNILLITGPNMSGKSTYMRQLALAVIMGQIGCFVPCDEAELIIFDQIFTRIGAADDLVSGQSTFMVEMLEANHAIANATDRSLILLDEIGRGTSTYDGMALAQAIVEYIHNNIQAKTLFSTHYHELTVLEESLEKLKNIHVRAEEFEGNVVFLHQIQEGAADKSYGIHVAKLANLPEALIERASTILQELESSDKPAPTTEKIESGQLSFFVGETEQVKERNKPIPATEEKAIDELKSLNLFEMTPMEAMNALYRLQKQVKM
- a CDS encoding Dps family protein — protein: MENQKLINFLNQLLSNYVVMYIKLHRYHWFIQGRHFFLLHEKFEEMYQVIASDLDEIAERILMIDGKPLATMAKYLKEATLVEANADDKENEIIAQLIKDFEQIISEIHQVGIKLSNELQDDPTVDLLTTLQGKLEKYVWMLKSYLAFE
- the miaB gene encoding tRNA (N6-isopentenyl adenosine(37)-C2)-methylthiotransferase MiaB; its protein translation is MNEQQRIDQAQIKQVENEFVKQEDNMNRIKNTSSDEMIAKYFQTSYEPQAPDIKKARKRRKEDIQFHYDFAIPEDMEQIGKGKKFLIRTYGCQMNEHDTEVMAGILTEMGYESTSDTNEADIILLNTCAIRENAENKVFGEIGHLKPLKLEKPDLIIGVCGCMSQEESVVDRILKKHQHIDLIFGTHNIHRLPQLLKEALFGKEMIVEVWSKEGDIIENLPKARKGKIKAWVNIMYGCDKFCTYCIVPMTRGKERSRKPEDIIQEVRHLAAQGYQEVTLLGQNVNAYGKDFEDITYGLGELMDDINKIDIPRVRFTTSHPRDFDDYLIEVLAKGGNLLDHIHLPVQSGSNEILKKMNRKYTREEYLELVKKIRKAIPNVTLTTDIIVGFPNETEEQFEETMTLMEEVGFEAAYTYIYSPREGTPAARKVDDVPEEVKKQRLYRLNALVNKQSAESMKNYKDKVVKVLVEGESKKNPNVLAGYTEKNKLVNFKGPKSSIGKIVKVKITEAKTWSLDGIMVENMVEVK
- the miaA gene encoding tRNA (adenosine(37)-N6)-dimethylallyltransferase MiaA produces the protein MKIRVVAIVGPTAVGKTKLSIEIAKRFNGEIISGDSMQVYKGFDIGTAKISEEETEGIPHHMIDILNPSESFSVADYQYYVQKYIEEVSAKGKLPIIVGGSGLYIQAALYNYNFAEQKRDEAVTRKLEQMIERDGIMPLYHRLEEIDPEQAKKIHPNNHRRVIRALEIYETTGMTMTAYQEKQTLESPYDLILVGLEMERELLYDRINQRVNFMVESGLIKEVKDLYDQGLEESQAMTAIGYKEFIPYFKTGENLDQAIEILKRDSRRYAKRQYTWFKNKMDITWYSLTPSSINEKFEMILDDLAGILEKK
- a CDS encoding RicAFT regulatory complex protein RicA family protein, whose translation is MAEYTRKEVLDEARKLADMLANTEEIDRFKQVEAKLNENKKVQQLIQKIKTLQKQAVNFQAYEKKEALKNIEAELDRLQNEIDEIPVVQEFKETQIVVNDVLQLVSGTIAREVTNSVIESTGGDILAGETGSKAKNKIGHGH
- the spoVK gene encoding stage V sporulation protein K produces the protein MESQLNRNRNGQINIILHNNNNKPKIERNNRLEFSENEQYKAIDREFSSFIGMDKLKTTIKEIYATILINEKRKELGLNSSKQVLHMLFKGNPGTGKTTVARKLAKIYFNMNILSKGHFVEAERADLVGEYIGQTAQKTRAIIQKAMGGILFIDEAYSLARGGDKDFGKEAIDTLVKHMEDHHNDFVLILAGYPHEMEKFLLLNPGLQSRFPFILNFEDYGVDQLLEIAKQMVGEREYQLTKEAEWELRNHLYNKTSGSIRNFSNARYVRNVIERAIRMHAVRLIQEDRFTAEDLTKITAKDLQMDD
- the mutL gene encoding DNA mismatch repair endonuclease MutL, translated to MKIVQMSDALANKIAAGEVVERPASVVKELVENSIDANSTWIKVEISEAGLQQIKITDNGDGMSEADCEMAFLPHATSKVKNESDLFHVKTLGFRGEALASIASVSKMSIKSSEGNEAGTHLKLEGGKKLEKKKSDARKGTEIIVEDLFFNTPARLKYMKSLHTELGHITDLLNRLALAHPEIRFEAIHNDKGLFKTAGTGDLLQVISQVYGMNVAKKMLPVKQETLDYSIAGYIAKPEVTRASRSYISIIINGRYIKSVPLTQAIIRAYHTLLPIGRSPIVVLRIEMDPILVDVNVHPTKLEVRFSKDKELFTVIEEMIKSKFREITLIPEVQQKPKTKVQSFQSMMKFDEPVRESVAESNENAQEIENNQQIPSIGSYEIKETTSYHVASDESNSSEVIQEPIGQNEKQSENEINDQEFPAKLDSNPRVPQMYPVGQVQGTYIIAQNENGLYMIDQHAAQERIKYEFFKEKLGKPVNQSQELLIPMTFEFSKQESIFIEQYKEAFENVGLFFEQFGNQTYIIRSHPNWFPSGFEEEVIREMIDQIMNEERVNIETIREDAAILMSCKRSIKANHYLNHSEMFRLLEDLRKSTDPFTCPHGRPIIVHFSTYELEKMFKRVM
- a CDS encoding outer spore coat protein CotE, coding for MTFLDKEYREIISKAVIGKGKKFTQESHSVTPSHRPSSILGCWVINHLYNAKKKSEESVEIQGSYDVNIWYSYNDNTKTEVVTERVTYTDVIPLSVKDDNCINDEHDVIAKVIQQPNCLECKIASNGHKIVVEIEREFVVQVIGETKLSVRVNPVQDDFGDDDDAWDFKLTDDELEGVEPDFLNKQD
- the hfq gene encoding RNA chaperone Hfq, which codes for MAQTVNVQDQYLNQLRKHHISVTVFLTNGFQLRGTVKAFDNFTVLLETDGKQQLIFKHAISTFAPVKNVSLENE
- a CDS encoding stage V sporulation protein S; the protein is MDVLKVSAKSSPNSVAGALANVLREQGTAEMQAIGAGALNQAVKAVAIARGFVAPSGVDLVCIPAFTDIMIDNEERTAIKLIVEPR